Sequence from the Bacillus rossius redtenbacheri isolate Brsri chromosome 9 unlocalized genomic scaffold, Brsri_v3 Brsri_v3_scf9_1, whole genome shotgun sequence genome:
ATCAATACATTTATCACCATCATTAACTTCACCATCAACACCACTATAACAATCACCACCATTATCATCCACACCACCATCACTATCATCATTATCACCATCATCAACACCACTATCGCTATCATCTTCATCATTATCACCATCACCCCCATTTCAATCAATTCCATTATCACCATCTGTAACAGCACCATCACCATCTTCCTCATCAACACAATTATTAACATCATCATaaccatcaacaccaccatcaaCCCTCGTTACCATCATCATCAAAATAATCAACACCATCAACATCATCATAATCCACACATCATCAACACCATTACCATCATCACAATCATTATCACCATAATTATCACCATCACAACCACcaacatatttttgtttgtttgctcTAGAAAAAAATTCACATCAAATTTTGCTCATTTAATCAAGTCTATGTATATTTTAGCACATCTTCAATGATATGTTAAATAGTTATTTTCATAGCAGAATAATAATGATTTCTAATCATATGATTATAAGTTACACGTATCACTGATGATGTTTGCAAGCTTCAGTACTGAGTCTTAGTAATAAATGGTGATGAAAAGCTTATGTATATTATGTAGATAGTAAGAGACCACATGCATCTAAGAATTAAAGATATTGTTTGATAATTACTAGTAAGGCTTAGATAGTCAGGCATCTTGGTTCTGGTTGAGGAGACAGAGCCAGTGTCCGTCATATtatattgtgacgtcacagcggccatctctaatgaccttgaccttcaaattttaccaacaatttgcaaaaaaaaattgccagaatGCGTAAAAATATCcctttttagggggggggggggggagagattcatccaaaaaaaatctttaaaaatctgaaaaataatttttttcttatttaaaggaaaattcctattttgagagaaaattttccATTTCCCCCCTCAAAATCCTGAAGATTTCAAATATCTTCGGAGAGGGGCGAAATTTCATTACAGGAACTATTTTCCTCAGAGTGGAGAAATTTTCATCAAAGAGGGACAATTTTCCTACAAAGCCCCATCATAGGTATATTTGTAGCCTGGTTACACGGCTACATTCGCAGTTAGGCTACATTTTTAGCCATATGTATCCAAATGCCGTTGTAGCCAGTTGTAACTGTATTCTGCATCATATCctaagatcgtatcctactgataggATCATATCCTACTGATGGGACCATATCCTACTGTTTTGAATGTTCGTgcaaatgtacgtccttttcgttaaatgttcgtagtcaagtctgtagtatcgtatcctactgatgggatcATATCCTACTGAGTTAAATGTGTTACACTCCAAAGACCGCTGGACTAGCTCAGATATTTCACGTTTTGGTCTTTGAAGGGTAACTCACAGGATACACTTGCATACTCGGATGCtgaaaaagtgaggttatgtttccctcAGAATATTAGTTATGGGCGATTGTTGAATTTCAACGATGTCTCTCgtaaacaaaatggtttttactgtttatttacttATACCTTACGAATTAATGAGACATTTGCCGCCATCTTGCGATCACAACATTTACAAGTTGAAACAGTATTTTCCTTTCTCACAAAAAATAAGCTTCATTCATTTTAATCACACGCTGACTGGccgaaaattgaatattaaaacagTTCGAAGTTAAGTCCCGCAGTTGCACTCAACTTTCGGTACAATACCGAAGGACAATGTGCTCGGAAACAATGACGAATTTTACTAAGTCCTGTTTTGGGGATTACCGACAACTGGAGTCACTAAATTCTAATTATGTCCAAAAAACGAAAATTAGGTTGATTATAAACCGGTGACGCCCGGACCACAGCCGCGAAATTTACTCTTTAAATCTTCATAATTAAGTTTTGAGCCACCTACTCAACTAACCACCTCAGTCGCTGTTCAGTAGATGACTGTAGAACCAAAACGACACACTGGTCTCAGGAGAGACCAAGGATTGCACCATGACGTAACTTttggccaatcacagcacagtatcaaacactccctccaacaccagccaatcacagaacaaattacaatacatgaaaaaacccttTACACTGTACACACATAACccgggcagtggcgtagccaggggggggggttagggttctaaccccccctcccttagctccattttttttcttatctgaaagcaggttagctaaaagcctgggtgtcttattGCTATCAcaggccactgcactggaggggaagagtaagcgagccctaccgattctccttcccttcccctactcctgtcgcgagcagaagctataaggttgtgaccccgtgacgggtcccaagttttcaaatatcctACACCTATTGTTTTCAACCAGcgtggtaattataagcaggtggtgactgtttaattgactggcTAATTGTTTCCatgaataggccagttctgccgaaacccaaccatttttattccttttttttttgtagtgtcgAGCTtcaagcatgatttatgattttgagtggacttggacaaggcacttggattgattaaaatatctttaattaatttcttacttcattactcaaacaattttttattaaaaaaaaataataatatttttaccattacaatatttaaagttcattaccgaaaactgctcaaaagcactattttacaccttaaaattaaattttttctgggggaggacccccggaccctccgctttaatatgggggagggggggcatgcttcttaacccctcccatacacaaatcctggctacgctactgaacccggggcttcccttgatctgtctatTTTCAAATCCACCTCAAAATCGGGGACTCTCAGAATATTTTCTCACGCTAGTTGCTCTGTCTCTGTCTTACACCGGATGCGTCATTATCGTTTTATCACCTCGGCGTCACTGTGTCGACGCACGCCTTTCTTTCTCACTCTAACTGCCACGCAACTGGCTCGCATAATTTTAACATCCCACggacaaaattacaaaagaaaaatatgttacaGTGCATTTgcgcatataaacaaaatatttaaagcttaaaaaccattttaaaacacataaaaacgtaattatttaggtagaattCAGTAAATTTACAGTTATATGGCTGTTTCTTAATAAAGCAAATAGGCTTaaacaatacacaaatattagaaacggtaattaattgagagagtacattaataaaacataagcaaacataaatattaacatggaaaacaattataaactgtaaaatatcatcaaagttatttgaaatattcgTTGTTAGTTTCAATGATTTATCACATGTACCTCAGTTAGGTTATgatgcctgaaaattatttaaacaacttacatactgtattactgttaaaacatattattcataaaaaacttaaagaaaatttgGGGAAAGCACTGTCCCGCAATGCTACAAATGTTCGAGCAAATGTATGGTCCTTTGCATTAAATGTGTGAATTAAAGTCTGTAGTATCGTATTATACTGGTGGTATTGTATCCTACTGATGTGATAGTATCCTACTCATGAGATCATATCCTATTGAGTTGAATGTTCGAGCAAATGTGCGTCCTTTACGTTAAATAATgtgtagtcaagtctgtagtacAGTATCCGATTGATGGGATCGTATTCTAGAGTTAAACATGGATGGAGCCAAATGCAGATGAAGCCAAACGCAGATGGAGTCAAATGCAGATGGAGCTAAACACAGATGGAATCAAACTCAGATGGAGTAAAATgcatatataaacaaaaatggATGGAACCAAACACAGATAGAGTCAAACGCAGATGGAGACAAACATGAATGGAGTCAAATGCAGATGGAGCCAAATGCAGATGGAGCCAAATGCATATGGAGCTAAATGTAGATGGAGCCAAACACAGATGGAGTCAAATGCACATAGAGGCATTTGTAGCCTTGTAGTCATGTTTGATTCTGATtggttaatattaaatttatagacAGTAAAAGTATTACATCCAAACAAACTATTGAAAATTGACTGTTGTTTTGACTTGAGTATTGATTTAAATagttgttgttttgactcgcatATTATTTCAGCAACCGTAAGTATGTAAGTGAGGACTGGACGACGTGACTCGCAGTTTTTTACTGgctacgacggtgtaaggataaTCTAGTTTGACTCGTGTGATACACATAAGATCAGTAACTAGCTATTTTTGAGAACTTAATGCATCTTTACCATGCTTAACACCGAACTCGATGTAAGTTGTGCCATCGTCTACAGGGACCCTGATGGCAGCGACAACGACAGCAACGCAGATCTTGACGGAAGATGTACCATTGACAGCGGAGATTTCGCCAGCGACGATGCAGATCCCGATAACAGCGATGTCGAGGTCTTTATAACTTCAATggttggtgattcgtcaacagCTTTCGAACATCTATGGCGTTACCGGgacaatattttctcaaataacggtaatgctcgtcgacacgagaagagacaATGTGCTAATAACCAGCTTCGTATAAAATTTAACTGCGAGAAATGCCGCAGGGAGTTTGCGAGAAACGATAATTTAATAAGACCAGATATAACCTGCAAACTAAGTGCTTCTCCCGCCAAACGGCCGAGACTGCAGTTTCAAAAGACCCGCGCTGGTTCATTACTGAGTAAAGATACATCGAGGAATACACACAACATAAATCCCTGTAACTTTTCTGTGGAAAGACGTTTGCTTTCTCTCGAGGTgtgcgaaaacaaaaaaaaaaagctcgaaGAACCCATTACGCTTGGCGTTTCAATGTGATAAGTGTCATGCATGGTTTACTCGTATAAAGAATTTGAAACGacttgcaaaaaactgtaaaggtgaagtccgttcaCCTGCTGCGGACCAGTATTCTGCCCTGCAAGTTAAGGTTGAGCCTCGCACGTGCAATGCCTCTAACAGTAAAACGTATCCGCAGCAACCCGAAGTGCAACACAACCGACGACTGTTCTCGGTGCATTCAGACTGAATAAAAATTGATTATACCTGGCAAATTCAGCATTCCGTGGtttttcgaaatatttttatCACCTGAAGGGCTCTCTTGAGCTAAAGGAtgtttgtaattaacttttttttttataaattgatgtgatatttaatcaaataaagatttttgaacctaaattaactaattttacaTCGAACAAGAACCTGAACGAGGACCAGAATCGATCGAGTATATCAGTaaatttataggtaaattttCTATTGATTTTTGGAAttgtttccgaatttctaggtcaataagtaattaaaaattttcaagatggttgtCAATATGGCTGATAAGATCATGAATTCCGTGTAATAAATACTACCGCTACACTCAAAtgggtaaaaaattaaactaatatgaggACAGCAAAATGTAGCCGATAACAagaagatggtggatccaagatggccaccatgtaTGCCATACTATTTGGCATAATATATTCCTTGATGaaagtggtgtgaggtcagtctgccagcgacCTCCGTTAAGGAAGGAGCCTTCGAGATATTTtttccctcaccaggttcgaacgaggactccaagctcccttaccaaagttttaatttactggaatattatttaaaatgtaattaattaatttttaacttaaattttttcccgattttgtacatttacggatatttaagatggcggatgtgatgtcataatccaagatgactgaATTCATAATGATGGAAGGTTCTAGAATTGAAAATGGCGAATGTTATGTCATATTTTTAGAAATGACAACTCAAAATGGCTGCTGAGGTCAAGGTGAAGGTCAGCCTCTGATGGGCTTTTAAAGGCTTTTGAGGAAGGTTGATCCTGTCAGAGGAAAAATGCTCCTCTTTGAGGAAGTTTGACCCTCTTTGAGGAAAATGGCTTCTCTTCGAGGAAATTTGGCCTCTCCAGTATTTTTGAgggtaaaaattagaaaaattttccctcaagcaggaattttttccctcgaaataggtttttttattttttaattttttttaaagtttttggtgGAATAAGTTTCCTAAAAACTGGATATAACGAGTAGTTTTGGTGAATTTTTGCCAACTTACGGAAAAGTTTTGTCAATATTTGGCAATTTGTGGCAatatttgaaggtcaaagtcaatgtcatCGAATATCGCCGCCATGATGtaacaatacaagatggcggaaatcgGCACTGGCTTTTCACCCGGAACCCAGACCCCGGATCGGCTATGCCCTACTACTATTAGTATTTTTATCTACTGATAATTGTCTTAATGAGCATTCTCCTGTGTTCTGATATTTTAGAACTGAAAGATGATGACTTCGTGGCACAAGCATTCGTGTTTCTGGTCGCTGGCTTCGAAGGGTCATCTTTGACGTTGACCTACGCTCTGTACGAGTTGGCGCTGAACCCAGGCATCCAGGAGAAACTGAGGAATGAGATCACCACAAAACTATCTACACACGGAGGAAAATTGTCTTATCATGCCATGACAGGGCTACCATATCTCGAAATGGTCGTTTCAGGTAAGAATTATTATATCCCTTTATGTACCTTCCAATctcaaaaaactataaaaatattttttaaactgtcaAACGACTATGTAATTTACTGTAAAGATGTTAACTGTCAAAATACCTGAGGAAACCACAGATAACGTAATAGGAATAAAACAAGTCAAATCTGGTATTTCATTTGTcattaacatataaaatatacTAACCATTAGTTTTTGTTAAGCATATtatataaaaaccaaaaataagGGTGGCtctatttttatttgtacatgaCATGTCAACGaacacaaagaaaaattaaaatagcagGTAATTCGCAAATAGCCTACGCTGTGTATAATAatacatttatacataaaaacataaaatcttaaggatttttattaaaaactgttatatGCCCTAGATTTATGGAAATTCAAGTAATGTTGCAGTGTATTGCCGGTATTGTACTAACTCATCGACATTAAACAAACAACACGCCATTTATTTGTTGCCTTGCTGCACAACTACATTGAAGGTGCAGTAATGACTAAGAGCCAAGATTTTAcggtgttataaaaaataaaatatcgtcaCTAAAAAttgccttgggaagcacttacaTCATAAGTCGTATTGATACATATTTTCAACTTCTTTTGTCGTCAGGAACCTGCAGCCAATGTTTTTCTATCGAGTTCAgattcaaactatatatatacttatatgtatgtatgtatgtatgtatgtatgtatgtatgtgtgtgtatatatatatatatatatatatatatatatatatatatatatatacacatacatatacacagatACAGATAAACTTTTTTAATGCAGTGTCTATACTCTAAAGCCAAGTTTAAATTGTGGTCTTTTTTTTGACAAGTTTCGTTATCATAGCCctattatctatatatataaaaatttagcttccgtatgtatttggccgcaaaactcggaaagtatacgatggtttggatttaaatttttacagaacattgcatcttaacagaagagtgtttatatgaaataaaagtttgggaaaatccaccggaaaagtcggaaaaaaaagtttctataactaaatatcatggtcacccaacttagttgtgaccacgctcgacgatgctgtaccatattgtcgaagttcaagcacatcaggctactcgaccattgtgccttgacgactataatttacacaaatatgtatatatatatatatatttcaagaaagaataaaaaactttatttaatttgaaagtatattctttcgactctattgataaaaatacgtttaaattaaaaaatacatttcgtacaatacatttgaaaattaaataattcttatcttatagcttatatcttatatattgctattataatttgttataatcacgtacgttgttatgataattgttgatatatcaaactggttgtcatatcaaccctgttgtcatagcaaaatgtgtttgttgatttttccaacaataatcttttaacacttttgttttgttttctaataagccaaatattgattaaccacaaaatgtgtcactgtgaccagtttatgtgtatggtatcatttataaatgtttaattaaagaatggaattggttggatttcatctgtaaagtgagtaaacttatgttttataaaaaaattgtgatttaatgaaacactattttcagaattttgtattcatatagtttttttatcttggaaataatttaactttatttttcactggaaatatgaattatgtaggctactatcattaaaccttatgttgccaaagtatgaaaattcgtgttttctgtgttgtgcgaaaattgtcaaggccgaaaaatcctcttaaagtatatatattaactaagacacgtttttcgacacttaaccacattctatcgttgtgagttgagctaccctattattagctgctttttctcataaaatattgcagaagttttatgtttcagggcatcgcacagcatgtgacactggaaatgtgtttttcatatttatttgtttacaataaaaacttctcattttaattaatttaattacatgttttaaaagtatacatttgtttattttgagtttattttggttaattataaatttttattcgcttttaaaacttatattttttttatatatttcttagtaattttatcaatgaaacagtcagtataactttcatagaaggttttatataaattgacttaattttttttcaatacattctgtgtaaacaattatgaacggaacaataattacagaactaatatttcattgtattaagaaaaaatttaagatttaaaaaataaaatccatgaatattattttataactacgtccactcctcatcaggaatgggaaaagttcttcagacgtgcaaaatcattgtatgggatgagtgtacaatggctcacaaaaagtcattggaagcattagaccatacactgaaatatttgcgaaataatccagatccatttgggggagtgttggtgttactatccggtgatttcaggcaaacgctcccagtgatacctcgctcaacacctgctgatgaattgcatgcctgcttaaaatattcaaatttttggagcacagtaaaaaaaatgcatttaaccacgaatatgcgagttaaacttcagaacgatccaacagcagtcatattttcaagacaattaattgaagttggtaacggcactgtacctacaaatccagaaacaggaaaaatcagcttatcatctgatttatgcaacatcgtagattcaaaagaggaattagtagacaaggtattccaaaacatcgaaacaaaattcaaaaatcatgcatggttgagcgaaagagccattctagcggctaaaaatgttaacgtacacgatatgaacaatagtattataaacagaatcgaaggtgaaacaatgacatacaaatctattgattcagtagtgcaccaaaatgaagcagtgaactttccaacggaatttctcaattcactcgatgttccaggattaccaccacatattttgaatttgaaaattggtgtgccaattatattgcttcgaaatatctgtcagcctaaattatgtaatggtacacgattagtagttaaaaaattaatggataatcttattgaagcaacaattttgattggacttcataaaggtgaagacgtattacttccacgaatgccacttattccgacagatatggcgttcgagttcaaacgacttcaatttccaatacgccttgcgttcgctatgaccatcaataaagcacaaggacaatatttgcaagtgtgcggtttgaatttagaaaatgaatgcttctctcatggacagttatatgtcgggtgctccagagtcggtaaaccatctgatctatatgtttatgcaaaaaatgggaaaacaaggaatgtagtccttccattagctttacaataaaaatatttaagctaaacacatttttatttcttctattacattccacagccatgcacagtaaaatattaaattaaacaatgaattaatattaaactgtgccacagcaaagcgtggccgggtttagctagtatgaTATAAAATTATCCAACTCTTAATACAATAAATTGAGTTTTTGGAACTACTTAACCTACGAAACATTTTTAGCACTTGgaaaaatatattgattgatAATGAGGTTTAAGTTTATTTCTTTTgccaacatattttttaaaatcaatttttgacgtgacaacgtctattaaatcgatgaacgccggctgcacgcacgaaaaaggatgactcattgacccgtttgtcccgttacgctcattctacgcttgcgccgcatctatctctcttccactcgattggaacaaccatcgatttgactttttcgaggcacattaaacttgaaacactcccattcgtttcctacttttcctatcatcgacccatccttaacagaataacatagattggaagatgttaattagcaaacacgtataaaagttatagttaaaataatctgttcgttaaagtaataaacatatttgaattaatgagtgcaaataaaagtaaatttatcaattaaattgtatatttcatttcattcctttgtATCtagatagtgataattcaataaaaaatattcaattttattcataaaagtatgcaatcatttcattaatgttttattatgacgtcacgttaaactatcgtccgtaaatcgactttacagacacccaatttttttttcgtcattgtcgtattatataaatacttaagattagtataaattattaatcaataaatatatatgcaatgtttAAAGCCCAAAATTATTACACTTTTAcgttttcttataatttttttttacaatacctgTATGGTATCAGCTTATAAACtacttttatttacttaaaaaaaactatcgtacagagaaacattttttttaaaattagtacatattattttatatttttaaataaaacttaagcaaaaatttgtaaaatgaattatatattttaatagacaaattatatatatataaatatatatatatatatatacaatacatcACAGACATGCATGAACCTTATGGTTTGCGTTTTTGATGACATTACAGttgtaattaaatacaaaatgcATGTAAAATTAATGCGGTCTTTTTTTTTCAGAGACATTACGAAAATATCCACCAGCGACATTTTTAGATCGTGAATGCTTGTCCGATTTCATCATACCCGGAACTCAATTGACAATAGAGACAGGAACGCAAATAATGATTCCAGTTCTGGGTATCCATTTCGACCCAGAAATTTATTCGGAACCTCAGAAATTCGACCCTGAGAGATTCAGCGATGAAAACAAGAACAAGATACCGCAATATGCGTATTTGCCTTTCGGTGAAGGACCAAGATTCTGCATAGGTAAGTAAGGGTACGCGCACAGTGCAGGCAGGTTTTCAGATTCCGATAACCAGCGCCGACCGGCGCCGACTCTCGGCTCCAGTAGGGGCTCACAGTGGAGGAAGACTACAAGCACCAACTGCGCAACCTCAGCAGTCATGAGGCGGTGTGTATGCTTATTGCTACAGAAAAcgttagtttaaaattaaaaccacAGAAACGTGAtgttcatgaaattaatcagttgAGAGCTACATATGGCGAATAGCATCACCTATTTCCTCAATTGAAAGCAGACGACCAACGATTTCGTGAATATTTTTGAATGATGAAAGAAACTTTCTTTTACATTTTCGACAAATTTGAAAATCGATTGATTAAGAGTTGGTGTAACTTCCATCAACAAAATATTCTCCCAGAAGAACGGTTTGTAATAACCTTGAGGTAAGATATGTACCAATTCCAGTCTGTTTTTGTATTAAGTGTTGCAACCGTTTTAAAGTAGatataatgtaaacaaaattaaagttcacaatttaatattacaatttacCTGCCATCAAGATAAAACATTAACATGCAGATTTACAGAAATAATGTTCGAATAAAAAGTAAAGAGAAATTTACTTTCCAATTGGGAAATGCATCTAATTATAGAtcattaaatattacaatattattgcCAAAGTAGTCATGTGATATAAAATGAAGTCAGTCAATTCAGTCTCTTGTTCCAAACTTCAGGTTTAAGGAACACTTTCGATATTAGAGTTTCAGTATCCATCTTAATAAATCACAACTAAACACACGTAAATAAACGTAACTTGTATGACCACTACAATTATGTCAACAAATACAGAGATCAGTCAGTTATCGTGCCGACCTCGTCGATGTCTGAAACCAGAATGTAAATTTCATTCCGGTAAAACGTCTGACTCAGACAAGCCGCAGATACGCGCTGATGTCTGCCGGCACCGTGAGCACTCGTATCTAAACGAGGGTTTAATTTCTCGCGCCGGTCGGCGCTGGTTATCGGAATCTGAAAACCTGCCTACACTGTGCGCGTACCCTAAAGTaagttttctttcagtttgttactTAATTACATACAGTCTATCTTCGAAAGCTGTCTAAAATACTGATATATATCAGTATAAATCCTCACACAAAATTGACTACCATTTTAATTGTCACATTGCCGGAGTATTTGGCATATATCCAAGATGGATTACTAATCATGTCCACATGTAATATATATAACATGTATACATTACCTTTTTATAACGTAGGTACTTGTAGCATACTTTATTTTACCTGTTAAAAGTTTATTCTTAACTTATCTCTCCTTCAGCACAGCTAAATTTGTTCACTGGTGTCACCATTCTTATTTTCTCACGTGTATTTCCTCTTGCCTCATcataaaagtgatttttttttgtgactataGGAAAGCGGTTCGCCCTGATGCAAGTGAAGACCGCGCTGGCTTATGTGGTGAGCTCATTTCAAGTCTGCGCGTGCGCAGAAACACCCTCGCCGCCCCTGCAGTACAAACCCGACGCTCCAACACATTCTCCCACAGAAGATATTGTGCTGGTGTTCAGGAAACTCGAGTGAACAGAAATGCCTACACTGAAGTTATTCCTTCAAGTT
This genomic interval carries:
- the LOC134542681 gene encoding cytochrome P450 6j1-like isoform X2 yields the protein MALVFNSLLLDACFAALSLLAALYVYLSRNSGYWERRGVCCARPTPFLGSIPGVLLLRESVGCWLARRHRETAGESFFGAYFVDRPVLVVRDLELVKSVLVRDAHAFLDRTFAASEDLDPLMAKNLFGLKGNKWRHLRAKLSPTFTSGRMKKMFYLVDECGKQLASCLQQSASSELKDDDFVAQAFVFLVAGFEGSSLTLTYALYELALNPGIQEKLRNEITTKLSTHGGKLSYHAMTGLPYLEMVVSETLRKYPPATFLDRECLSDFIIPGTQLTIETGTQIMIPVLGIHFDPEIYSEPQKFDPERFSDENKNKIPQYAYLPFGEGPRFCIGKRFALMQVKTALAYVVSSFQVCACAETPSPPLQYKPDAPTHSPTEDIVLVFRKLE